The genomic region CGTTCATAGGTCGCGAGATTTTCCAACGGGCTGTGGATAAGTCCGGCTTCGATCGATCCACGTCACAGTAGTGAAGTAGGGATGGTACTGTGACCGTCAATAGCTCTAGCCAATTCACCAGCTTTGTCATTGGTGTGTATGATGGAAGTGAATCGAACACGAATATGTGGCCTCTATTAATGTCCATTGCAAGGACCATCCAGTGGTCACTGATATTCATTGCCATATAAACGAAATCCACATCTGGCCATTTGACATCGAATTTATCGTTGACGTAGTCCTTATACGTGTCTTCATCTTCCCAAGCTAGGGTAGCCTCCAGAAGTGACTTATTCTTTATTCGTTTAAATACCCCACCACGAGCATTAATGTGACTCtgtcaaataaaatgagaagttaagtaaAGAAGTAAAGACCAGGAAACTTAACGAAATGAGAAGTTAAGAAacgaaatatcaaaatttactgTTACACCAATTGGCAAGATGGTGAACTTATGCATGCACATGTCGGGCCGggtataaaatttatctttcataaaataaaataaagtatttatggtctgaacaaaaaaaataatatgttagtAAAAGTACAAGATAGCCAACATGTAAAGACGTAAAGACTAGGATACTTACATCGCATTCGACCAACGAATTCGGGGTAATCAATTCCTTGAGAATTGTTTGGTGAGTGGTTTAAAGGAGTTCTCTCGAACCTCGTTGTCTGTATTATCGTCCGAGATCTAGCTCATCATTTTTGTCAGGATATTGTGTGGAACATCGTGTGCTACGTTATATGTGACGATCGATCTGGATATTGACGTAGCTACACCTAGGAGAGGATGTTTAGccacacttttcttctttacttgggCCGGGGGTGTATATTTATCAACCAGTTTTCTCTTATGACTAATTCTTCGAGATTCCTACATAAACAGATAACAAAACGTTactcatcaagaaatataaaaatataaacaaagattactgatcaataaattactcacCAATGGAACTTCTTCTGTGGTCGTAACAATCCCAGAAGTGTCTACCTCTGGGATGCCAGACATGTCAGCCTCTGTATGTGGCATGGTGATTAAGGTAGACATGTCGGGCTCTGTTTATGGGACGTCGGCCTGTATAGGTTCAACGTCAATCGATGATGCCGTGGCAGTGGTGGTATCGGGTTGTACAGGGGGGTGGGAGTAGGTGAAGTGGTGGTATCAGGCTGTAAAGAGGGGATGGGGATGGGAGTGTCAGAGGCAGTCACAGTCGTATTGGGATCCCAAGATGGGATGGGTGACCTGGTCATCTTCTCATTCATCGTggaacccttcaattagtaaaGTAAAATGGTGAGTTCACGAACATGTAAAAGCTAAACACATAAAGACATAAAATGATGCAAACCTTGCACATAGACTGCAACAATGACAGGATGGCCGACAATTGCCCTTTCATGTTAGTCATGTTTTCTTCCATACTGGATACACGACTATCTAAACTCGATATACGGCCATCCAAACTCGATAGTGATCTGTCAATAGACCGTAGGTACGAATAAATAGACTCATCAGCATTGGCTCCCTCCCTGCGGCGGGCAACACACTCAGGACACTCCTCATCCACAGGTCGCTCTGTATCGGAGTCCGCAAGAAAGACATCAACTTGGTTCAACTCGTCCTCCTCGTGTACGTTCCTCATCATATCATGGAATATATCATCACTACGTGTGTATGTCCCTCATTCCACCCTTCCATATTCAGCATCCTCGTGCTCAGAATGCTCGAGTTCATCCCCTCCCTCCACCCTGACAAcctcatcattatcatctccaCGATGGTCATCATCGTCACTTTCACTTTCAGGACTATCCCCCTCACTCGTCGACCTATTGCCATTTTCAAAACTATCATCATCCGCACCTAGCTCAAATATAGGTTGTCGTTCCACTAGGGTATCCCGAAACTCCCTTTCAGCATCTGACATCACAGTGCCTTCTTTCATCTTTATCTACATTAACAACCCAGTAAATTGGTTAGTTCAATTTAACaatcagataaacatattatgcatagagtaaacgtacattgttagactcgaatatctctctctcgagtactttgaaggacactgagtgggagcatgaccatcGTAATATGCGGGGCAAAGCCATCTTACTCCTTCACCCCGtaatgttcccagctatcgatGAAACTAGAATCTCGTACGtccatacctaaataaaatttaaaatatattaagaacaataataatgttagaTCAAACAACACAATTATTATGTTAATCAATTTTACCTGAAACGCTTGTGGAAATCCACGTAAGGAGTACTTCACAACGTAATTTTTATTTGCTTTGACCCTCGTCTTGTATAGACTGCTCTTATCATTCAACGCAGTCTTTAGGGCATCTAATGTCCTCTCCCAAATAATGATACCCCAACCAAGACTATTGTAGTACTCCAAGTTTTGAACATCCTTGAAACGTTTGAGGTCGACTgcatttttctgtttgttttttccCATCATTGCGATCTCAGTATAGTAAACTAGGCTGATCTTcacaacatcatcatcattttcaaactctaagtccttgtatttttcttcaagttcaTGGAGGTGTAAAGTGTCCTTCGTCACTCGATTACCAAAGTACTTGATAGCAAATTCATATAAGGACTACTGGTTCCGATCAACTCGTGATGGGGATTGCCACAAACCAGTCATTACCAAAAAGTCATCCTTCGAAAAGGTGACAACCTTCCTACAGACAGAGAATgacattgattctgattttttcCTCTTCACTTCTCTAAGCAACATGTGATGGACAACTGGGCTGTTAAACACCATATCAACGTCTATAAATCGCCCAAAAACTGTTCTCTTGAACATGGCCAACTGCGTTGGTGTGAACTTCTCTTTGACAATCTTGTTTGCATTAGCAATGTGGGCCAAGCTGGTTACTTGACCAGGAAATTGGTCGGCTTCGGCTATTCTGAAACGTGTAGCCTTTTTAAATCACTCctgcatttattaaaaaattcaatcagtaaactccttcagaaaaaaaaaaaatgtagaacaACATTTTGTTTAAATCTCGCTGGATTCGCTCTCGCTAGAATCGCTCTCACTGGAATCGCTCTTACTAGAATCACTCTCGCTGACATCGCTCTCTCCAGTGTCGCTCTTACTTATCTCcttcacattctctctttttactcgtcttcaaccacataacacattgaaaaccagaaaaacaaacaaaaaaaatcataggtTCACTTATCTCACTCACTTTCGCTCTCTCCGATGTCGCTCTAccgatttcactctcacttatctcgctcacaaactctttctacttgtcttcaaccacagaacacatcgaaaacaaaaaacaaacaaacaaaaaaaccatattGAAAGATTTACCGATAAGATTCGATTCGTCAACGACAGTAGAATCATTTGCAAGCCGGAAATATTTTTTTCGTTTATGAGCGATACGAAGCCGTTAGCCTTGAAAAATCTGAAAGAAGAATAGTTTAGTTTTGGTGGGTTCTCAGTAAAAAGGTAAAAAGACGAAGAAGTAAgggcaatttacgtaatttggtatggcgATGATATCAACAGAGGgccaattgacattattttttaaaaataggtaatttgacattttgggcCCAATTTTTAGGTCACTCGTACAAATTTTCCGAAAAATCTTGGTATGATTTAATGAAACTTCTTAGACATGTAGACTGATAAATTGACCTAGAATCAAATTACTTATGAGAATATTCAAATGTCATATTCTAATTACTTATTTAATCTTGTCATATTATCACCAtatggattaaattgttataaattgtgaagtatagagactaaataaTTAGTTACTAAAGAttagagattaaattattacaaatttaaaaatacaagaaCTAAATTATTGCTGATAAAAATTcagggattaaattgttattttcatgaaaatttagagaaaaaaatattgttaatcaattaaaaaaatttgaaaaatgattttaaataacaaatattttcaaatatagtaaaatgttgaatttatcaatgatagatgatagtagtctattaATATGCTGTCCATCCCATCCATACTTTACTATATTGACGAATATTCTgatttattttactttatttgaaaacaactctcCAAAATTAGATTACAACCCCTTAAATAAGATTACAACCccttaaatattataatttagaaGGCATATCTTTAAATTGAGTTCTTGTGAAACGCTTCTTCAGTTCCAGACCTTCCGGCTTCTGCTGCAAGAAACCTCTCCATTCTCTTCGATTCTTTCTTACTCCTTCCATTTCTTGGCTGTTTTCAATCTCTCAACAATGGTGCTCGAGGTGCTTACTCATCACTATTCTCTTTTTCCATATTGCAAATTTCATCCAATTTTCCCTATGTCTTTCAAATCTCATTCTTCTCAACTCAGTTTAACGACCTAGGGTTCCATGGATatgaaacttttttttcctttcttttgggtAGGCGACAATGATCTGCATCGACAATTCTGAATGGATGAGGAACGGTGATTATGCTCCTTCCAGATTCCAAGCTCAAGCCGATGCCGTCAATCTCATTTGTGGAGCTAAAACCCAGGTACTTCATCGATTTCTCTGCTTTGGAACTCGAAACATAAGAAGGAAAGGAATATACCCTGATTGGAGttgaatttcataaaattttttCTACTATCTCTTTTGCCTCTGTTGCCTTTTGGGGTTTTAATCAGGTATCTGGGAATTGAGTTCGAGTTAGGGTTATTTGggtgaggattttttttttctgttaaacccatattgCCTTCTTTCTTAATATATGATTCTGAAGTTTTGATGAATGTACTGGATCGTTTGCTATTTTGTTAACAGTCTAACCCGGAGAATACAGTAGGAGTTCTTACAATGGCCGGAAAAGGGGTTCGGGTTTTGGTAACTCCTACAAGTGATCTTGGCAAGATTCTAGCGTGCATGCACGGTTAGTTCATCtacttgccttttttttttttaagttcccCCTGTTCTTACCTAATAGGTTTGAGGCTTCTTAAAATATTATGACAGATTTGTTGCATTTTCTattaaaggatttttttttcttgagaaGTAGTACATGAAAACTTAGGCACTAAGATATTTATATGTGATCGTTTCTGCGTATGGCTGTCATTTCTTCAGCATCTAAGTATCTCTagtattaaaaaacaaataaataaatagcatTGAAAATTTTGGCAAACTTTTAAACCAGCCTTTTTGTTCCCTCACTTATTCTGGAGGGTGACAGTCCCCGTCGTATGACTTTTTGGACATTTTAGAGTGCATTTTATTCGCTATGTATATGCAGCAGATTATTTATCAACAGAAACAACATTTAACATATGTGAGTATATATATAGAAGATGACTTCTGATGAAAATTTTTTACGTGTAGTTTCTGTAGTAAATAATAGTAAATCTGATAGAGTTCTTATTTTAACTGTTCAAGTAGGTGCTATAAGCACTAATTTAGAACATTGGGAATAATTCTTGTGGTAAGtataaaatatgttataagTTGAACATTGGAAATaatttttgttataataatgCTCAATGGTCTATTCTCCCTCATTAGATGGATTAGATGTAATGCGTGATAACTCTTAGTTTGATCCCTATTGGAGTCAATGAGTTTACTTTTGTTAGTGCAGTTCGTTCATTTCTCCTTGTATTTCTGTCATTTTTTTTCTGAATAATGACATCTTAGATTACTGTTGATATGATTTTCTCTTTAAATATTTTCCCCAAAGAAAAACATCTATCCCAAATATTCTTAGGGGTGAGTACTGTCCAATATCAAGGTGGTATTGTACAGCATTTTGGTTATCAGAAATTCCTGGGTCTTCACTCTTTTGATGCATCAGATTTGGTGTATAATGGGTTGCACAATAATCCCCATTGCCCCGTGAAGTGCTGTTGATCTTTTTTTCTAgctttctctataaaacttaaCATCTTTCTTTTTGCACAATAGGTTTAGAgataggtggagagacaaactTGGCTGCTGGGATTCAGGTGGCCCAGTTGGCTCTGAAGCATCGTCAAAATAAGAAGCAGCAACAAAGAATTATTGTTTTTGCGGGAAGGTAGGCACTTCTTGTCAATCccttttttattgtatttttattctGCCGTTCCAGGTATTGATTGTTCTTACATCATCTACCTTATGTCTTCTTAGTCCTGCCAATCAAGAAAAAAAGTTGTTGGAGATGAttggaaagaaattaaaaaagaacaaTGTGGCACTAGATATTATTGATTTTGGTGAAGAAGATGATGGTAAGCCAGAGAAGCTGGAAGCCCTTCTTTCAGCTGTAAATAGTAATGACTCCAGTCACATTGTTCACGTTCCCTCAGGTCCAAATGCTCTTTCCGATGTACTTATTAGGTCAgttgctctctctctctctccctctctctctctgatTGGAGGAGACTGTGATTCTTATTGTTTCCATTTGTTCCATATTGTTTGACATAGTAAAATATTATCTCCATATGTCTTCACAATTTCTCCTTCTATGTCAGTACTCCAATCTTCACTGGTGATGGGGAGGGAGGAAGTGGATTTGCCGCTGCTGCTGCTGCAGCTTCAGCTGGTGGGGCCGGTTTTGATTTTGGTGTGGATCCCAACCTAGACCCTGAACTAGCACTTGCACTTCGAGTGTCAATGGAAGAGGAAAGAGCTAGACAGGAGGCAGCTGCTAAGAGAGCTGCTGAGGAGACTTCAAAGCAGGAAAAAGGAGGGGAACAGCCCTCTGGCTCACAGGATACAACTATGAACGAACGTGCTAGTGCTGAATCTTCTGATGCTCAGAAGACGAGCGATCCAATGGTtagtttttcttaaattaaataagttcaaATGCTGCAATATGCAAATAGAATGtccattatttcaaatatttcctcCGACCCTTATGTTATTTGCACATCTTGCTTTCTCTCCCACCTTTTTGGAGGGCACTGGAGGGAATGTTTAATACTTATTTTCTACTTTGTTCTTGGCAACATTTTTTTTACTGCCACAACTTTAATGAAAGTAAAAGTATGTGCCATGTTTTGGTATTCATTCTGGATTTGATTACAGGAGGATGAGAATGCTCTGTTACAACAAGCCCTTGCAATGTCGATGGAAGATCCTGCCTCAAGTAATGACATGCGGGATACAGAAATGTCAGATGCAGCAATGGATCCAGAGTTAGCTCTTGGTAAGGTTATTCAATTTAATCATTCTTGGTGTGTAGTGTACTTTTCTTCCAACGTCTCATGTTGCTCCTTCACATTCAAGAAACCTTTTGAGGAAACTGGTTTGGCTGTTTGCGCTTTAGTAATTAGATTTTTAACTTTAAGGGTATTCCAAATACATAAAATTACTCGAATTGAATATAGTTCTATGAAAGCTTCCATCATGAGTTCAGAGACTGCACTACACCTGCACTATAATTTGCCTGATTGTGATTTGCATTCATCTTACCTGCTAATCTTTCAGTAGACTTGAATCATTTGCAAGTAGTGCAATGGAATAGAACAATTCTCTCCATCGAAATTTGACTTCCGTTAATATGTAGGCCACTTGGAACAAAAATTACTGCATTTGAATTGAATATGCAGTATAACTATCAGTATAACTATCTTTTTTCATCTTCGTTTGTTGCTGGTTGGTTGCAGCTCTTCAGTTGTCCGTGCAGGAGGATGCTAAAGACTCAACAAGCCAACCTGATATGAGTAAATTACTGGCAGACCAGTCATTCGTATCGTCCATTCTTGCATCGGTATGAATTCAACAACCTGTAAATACTTCTCACTGATATAGAAAAAGATGCCTCCAAATCTCTGGTTTACGTTTAATTAACTCAATGGAAATGTTCTACAGCTTCCAGGGGTTGATCCAAATGATCCATCGGTTAAAGATTTACTGGCTTCCATGCAAAGTCAGTCGAAGCCAGAGGTTAGTTGCTTCCAGGCATTGAAACACAAAGTACCCtgaagattaaaattgtaaaattaactttgaatcttgtttcaggacaagaagaatgaagaaaacCCCCCCAAGGAAGACAGTGACAAATGATCAAATCCATCTTCCAAAGTTGAATAATTCTGCTAGGTATTCGTATTTCGCCTTGTAAAAGAGTTGCATTGTGTGTTCATCTGCAAAAGATAGTCAGTTTTTCTTTTGCTGAAAACAAGAATATGCATCACTTTGATGTCTAAAAAAGTGATGCCTTGATCTTTTAATTTGTACTATGATATTATACTCTTTAGTTTAATTCAactcttgttttctttttccccacATCTCTtatgattttcctttttctgtTCATTTCTTTTGAAACTAACTGATGAACATTGCAGCCAGGCCTAATACTAGCCTAAAATTGTAATGCAGAATCCTTATATATATAGATAAGGAAAAGAATGCAAGATATATTAGAACTGATGTGATGCTGTCCTTTGGATTAAAAGGAAGCCTAAGGCAAAATTGAAAGCGGGagaatttcattaaatatttttaaaggcttttttccccccttttttGTTTACAATTCAAGGTTATAAAtttatatgataaaaaaaatagaagtttaATGATTTATTACTCAcatctcaaaatttaaaattctatttatctttttgttttcaattgttTTGAATGGTAAATCTGTTAAagatattttcaagtataacaaaatatcattgtttatcattAATAAACAACAATGAATCACAGTAGATTTCTATTATTGAATGATGGAAATTTATCGTTCAACAATAGAAGTCTATTGCTCTCTATCATTAATAGGTAGTGACATttggttatatttgtaaatacgttgggtaatttttctttatttgaaaacaatcattTTTTAGTTCAAACACAACAAAATGAATTCTAAATCACTTGATCAGGAGTATATGTTCGTACTAGTGTATGTTTGGATAGGTCCaataagatatttttttaaagaacaatTCGTTTTGAACAATAGATGTCTTCACAtccaacttttttaaaaataaattttcaatgatAGGCACATTTGATTCATTTGATCCATAAGATTctaaaatgtaacattttagaATAGGCTAAAAGGGTggagtattttttattattattttaaatattaacatGATATTTTAAACTTATTCTACAAACACTCtactttttaaacttattttagaaaaataaattatttattattattattttaaatagacatgatattttaaattaaaaattatatatcttctctctctctcctctctctccaCCCTTGTTTCCTCTGCTTCataaattattgttgttatttacttataatataatgttaccatttaaaataataaaaagattatTATTCAAGAAATGACTAAAAATATACCTTTTGAATTTTGATGGACTAGACGTGCATATTGTTAAAAATTCAGGGacttaaattataattatttatatgtttaaacaATTAAAAGTATGGAGATTTAAACTGTGATctcaaaagaaataaatatatgtgtGGATGGTAGCAAGTAGCAACTAGattttgtaatttaatcattCAATTAATCATTTTCGAATGTAAAATAACGGAAGAGAGAGAACGCAAAATTCTCactagaaaataaataataatattattatttaaataaataaggcGAAGAAGGATTTGGATGGCGGGTAAATTCCCGGCGAGAAAGTTGTTTGCCTGTCTCAAATAATTCTCAACCATGGCGACGGAGCTTTGACAGCTAAAACAAATTATCAACAATGGCCCGACATTGCCTTTTTCGATCATAATTAGTCAACTAATCGGTCTTCTTCACGATCGACACACGGGAAACTATCTCGATTACAGTTGAAACGGAACCATCTAATTCATTAATGTGATCGCATTGGAATTCGTTTTTGATCCCTTCTTGTTCTTCTCAATTTCCCCCATTTTCCTCTCCCCATCTTTCAAATCCATCCAATTTCCTGTTTCCCCCCTTCTGTATCAATGGATTCACAAAACCCATATCGCAATTCCCTTTACCCTCAGGTGATTCATTCAAATCCCGATGCGCCTTCCGCTCCCTTTGCGAATCCGAATCCATCGTCGACCTCGAATCTTTACCCCACTCTTGATATGAAGGATATGGTAGAGAATCTGTTTCCCGACGATGTGGATTACCGTCGTCCTCCTTCGGTTCCAACTCCGGCTCCGACTTCGGCTTCCGCTCCTCCCCTTGCGGCGGAAGAGGTTCTCATCAGAGTCCCAGGCGCCATTCTTAACCTAATTGATAAACAGTATAGTGTTGAGCTCGCTTGCGGCGATTTGACCATTGTTCTCATTCGCCAAGGGGAGAATGTTGTTGCGGTGCTTGCGCGTGTTGCTGATGACATTCAATGGCCATTAGCGAAGGATTTAGCGGCTGTGAAGCTTGATGATTTGCATTACTTCTTCTCTTTTCGGCCTCCGAAGGAACGTGATTCGGATTCCGATTCGAGTGACGATGAAGATGGGAAGAATAATGGGTCGGACGATTATTTGAGCTATGGGTTGACGATTGTTTCCAAAGGTCAAGAGGGATTGTTGAAGGAACTAGATGGGATTTTGCAAAATTACAGTAGTTTTACGGTGCAGAAGGTGTCGGAGAGTGCCAAGAAAGTGGAGGTTCTGGATGAGTCTCTAGCGAAAGAGATGTCGCCGGCGGATTTGAAGacggagaagaagaaagaagagatgGAAGGGAAATGTGCAGCGTATTGGACTACATTAGCTCCTAATGTGGAAGATTACAATGGATTGGCTGCAAAGTTGATAGCAGCGGGATCGGGGCAATTGGTTAAAGGAATTTTATGGTGTGGTGATGTGACTGTAGAAAGGTTGAAACAGGGAAACGAGGCTATGCAGAAAAGGATGGACCCCTGTTCTAACACCGAGATCAGTCCTGAAACCCTCAAGAGGATTAAAAGGTTTTTTcttacaactctttgttaaaTATGTTATTTGCCCTCGTTTCTGTGTCGATAGCATTTGATTTGAGTTCATTGATATCCTATTATTCTTGAGCTTTTCAAGGTCGGTAGACGATGCTAGTTGGCAATTGTATCACTCTATCGACATCTTAGAGGTAATGGGTTCGCGCCAAAGTAGCC from Benincasa hispida cultivar B227 unplaced genomic scaffold, ASM972705v1 Contig179, whole genome shotgun sequence harbors:
- the LOC120068994 gene encoding 26S proteasome non-ATPase regulatory subunit 4 homolog encodes the protein MVLEATMICIDNSEWMRNGDYAPSRFQAQADAVNLICGAKTQSNPENTVGVLTMAGKGVRVLVTPTSDLGKILACMHGLEIGGETNLAAGIQVAQLALKHRQNKKQQQRIIVFAGSPANQEKKLLEMIGKKLKKNNVALDIIDFGEEDDGKPEKLEALLSAVNSNDSSHIVHVPSGPNALSDVLISTPIFTGDGEGGSGFAAAAAAASAGGAGFDFGVDPNLDPELALALRVSMEEERARQEAAAKRAAEETSKQEKGGEQPSGSQDTTMNERASAESSDAQKTSDPMEDENALLQQALAMSMEDPASSNDMRDTEMSDAAMDPELALALQLSVQEDAKDSTSQPDMSKLLADQSFVSSILASLPGVDPNDPSVKDLLASMQSQSKPEDKKNEENPPKEDSDK
- the LOC120069017 gene encoding protein EARLY-RESPONSIVE TO DEHYDRATION 7, chloroplastic-like isoform X2, translating into MDSQNPYRNSLYPQVIHSNPDAPSAPFANPNPSSTSNLYPTLDMKDMVENLFPDDVDYRRPPSVPTPAPTSASAPPLAAEEVLIRVPGAILNLIDKQYSVELACGDLTIVLIRQGENVVAVLARVADDIQWPLAKDLAAVKLDDLHYFFSFRPPKERDSDSDSSDDEDGKNNGSDDYLSYGLTIVSKGQEGLLKELDGILQNYSSFTVQKVSESAKKVEVLDESLAKEMSPADLKTEKKKEEMEGKCAAYWTTLAPNVEDYNGLAAKLIAAGSGQLVKGILWCGDVTVERLKQGNEAMQKRMDPCSNTEISPETLKRIKRSVDDASWQLYHSIDILEG
- the LOC120069017 gene encoding protein EARLY-RESPONSIVE TO DEHYDRATION 7, chloroplastic-like isoform X1; the protein is MDSQNPYRNSLYPQVIHSNPDAPSAPFANPNPSSTSNLYPTLDMKDMVENLFPDDVDYRRPPSVPTPAPTSASAPPLAAEEVLIRVPGAILNLIDKQYSVELACGDLTIVLIRQGENVVAVLARVADDIQWPLAKDLAAVKLDDLHYFFSFRPPKERDSDSDSSDDEDGKNNGSDDYLSYGLTIVSKGQEGLLKELDGILQNYSSFTVQKVSESAKKVEVLDESLAKEMSPADLKTEKKKEEMEGKCAAYWTTLAPNVEDYNGLAAKLIAAGSGQLVKGILWCGDVTVERLKQGNEAMQKRMDPCSNTEISPETLKRIKRVKRVTRMSEKVANGVLSGVVKVSGYFTSSVANSKVGKKFFGMLPGEIVLASLDGFGKVFDAVEVAGKNVMATSSTVTTELVTKRYGEQAANATTEGLDAAGHAVGTAWAAMKIRKALNPKSALTPTALAKSAVKAAAAEAKAKNSK